The following proteins are co-located in the Macadamia integrifolia cultivar HAES 741 chromosome 3, SCU_Mint_v3, whole genome shotgun sequence genome:
- the LOC122073102 gene encoding uncharacterized protein LOC122073102, with protein MNHRPKDKILYNSQFLIIYNQTELVYTKMGPSLWLLLHLFLIITSATGEDIGDSTSIVFTTLGRATYAFDIFSLPTSYPPEHNDEIRLTDGQSVNFNGYFPFPSSSILSLLLPDQTLTLDPTLSPPVQLLVYVTERFGISNIYLDAHFNDDSIDVNPSTRRSALESPSRIRVPLLNPKQSDDKISMKDRPSVAGEHLIYVSTHENPGVPRTSWDAVYSTNIITGETRRLTPYRIADFSPSVSPSRVWTAVASSGEKGWNGEIEELNTDIYIFRTQDGSERIKLVDHGGWPCWVDDFTLYFHRRSEDGWWSVYRASLPRSQRIRAESVAIERLTPPGLHAFTPAASPSNKSFIAVATRRPTSDFRHIELFDLGRNEFRELSRRVSPKTHHYNPFFSPDSTRVGYHRCRGSINEGASGSGPLMLENLESPLKDLSLFRIDGSFPSFSPDGERIAYVGFPGVYVVNRDGTGKRQVFPGTAFSTAWDWKRSGVIYTSVGPTFAEESTGVDIVSISIDADEDDQTGYVPYKKMTIGGKNNAFPSASPDGKWVAFRSGRSGHKNLYVMDALEGEKGGLRRLTEGPWTDTMCNWSPDGEWLAFASDRHNPGGGSFAIYFIHPNGTGLKKVVHSSDAGRTNHPWFSPDGKSIVFTSDYAAVSGEPIANPHHYQPYGDIFTAKVDGSDLRRLTHNTYEDGTPAWGPTFIRPVDVVESPYSMPRCSFDDCHWLGQANSNEVGIMGSHPGSQLSGPGPDVIKC; from the coding sequence ATGAACCACAGACCAAAAGATAAGATCCTTTATAATTCTCAATTCCTTATAATCTACAACCAAACGGAATTGGTGTACACGAAGATGGGTCCTTCTCTGTGGCTTCTCCTTCATCTCTTTCTCATCATAACCTCTGCAACTGGAGAGGATATCGGTGACAGTACAAGCATAGTCTTTACCACTCTAGGGAGAGCGACCTACGCCTTTGACATCTTCAGCCTCCCAACATCTTACCCACCAGAGCATAATGATGAAATTAGGCTCACTGATGGTCAATCCGTGAATTTCAATGGGTATTTtccctttccctcttcttcaATCCTATCTCTGCTCCTCCCTGATCAAACTCTCACTCTAGACCCAACTCTTTCGCCTCCTGTGCAACTTCTCGTCTATGTCACAGAGAGATTTGGCATCTCCAACATCTATCTTGATGCCCATTTCAACGACGATTCCATCGACGTCAACCCATCAACAAGAAGATCAGCTCTTGAAAGCCCATCTCGTATTCGGGTTCCTCTGTTAAACCCAAAACAAAGTGATGACAAGATCTCCATGAAAGACCGACCTTCTGTTGCAGGAGAGCATCTTATCTATGTATCTACCCATGAAAATCCTGGAGTACCCCGAACAAGCTGGGATGCTGTGTACTCGACCAATATAATAACAGGTGAGACTCGCAGGTTAACCCCTTACAGAATCGCCGATTTCAGCCCTTCTGTGTCTCCATCTAGGGTTTGGACCGCTGTAGCTTCATCTGGTGAGAAGGGTTGGAACGGTGAGATTGAAGAACTCAACACGGATATTTATATCTTCAGAACCCAAGATGGGTCTGAGAGGATTAAATTGGTCGATCATGGAGGTTGGCCTTGTTGGGTCGATGATTTCACTCTGTATTTCCATCGCAGAAGCGAAGATGGATGGTGGAGCGTTTATAGAGCGAGTCTTCCTCGTTCTCAAAGGATACGAGCCGAATCAGTTGCAATTGAACGACTCACTCCGCCGGGTCTCCACGCGTTCACTCCAGCTGCTTCACCGAGTAACAAGAGCTTCATCGCTGTTGCAACCAGGAGACCCACTTCAGATTTCCGCCATATCGAGCTCTTCGACCTTGGACGCAACGAGTTCAGGGAGTTATCTCGGCGAGTCTCACCCAAAACCCACCATTACAACCCGTTCTTCTCCCCTGATTCGACTCGTGTTGGGTATCACAGATGCAGAGGAAGCATCAATGAAGGAGCAAGTGGAAGTGGTCCTCTTATGCTTGAGAATCTCGAGAGTCCATTAAAAGATCTCTCTCTGTTCAGGATCGATGggtctttcccttctttctcccCCGACGGAGAACGAATTGCTTACGTGGGTTTCCCGGGCGTTTACGTTGTGAATCGTGACGGTACCGGAAAGAGGCAAGTCTTCCCCGGCACTGCCTTCTCTACTGCCTGGGACTGGAAGAGAAGTGGGGTTATCTACACCAGCGTTGGGCCTACTTTTGCTGAAGAAAGCACAGGCGTTGATATAGTATCTATCTCTATTGATGCGGATGAAGATGATCAAACCGGTTATGTCCCTTACAAGAAGATGACGATTGGTGGCAAAAACAATGCTTTCCCTTCAGCATCACCGGATGGGAAGTGGGTCGCATTCCGGTCCGGCCGGTCGGGCCATAAGAACCTATATGTGATGGATGCTTTAGAGGGAGAGAAAGGTGGGCTCCGCAGGCTTACAGAGGGGCCATGGACGGATACGATGTGCAATTGGTCTCCAGATGGCGAGTGGCTCGCTTTTGCTTCAGACCGGCATAACCCGGGTGGAGGAAGTTTCGCTATTTACTTCATTCACCCGAACGGAACAGGGCTTAAGAAGGTGGTTCATAGTAGTGACGCTGGTCGAACCAATCATCCCTGGTTCAGCCCGGATGGGAAGAGCATTGTGTTTACATCGGACTATGCTGCCGTTTCAGGAGAGCCAATAGCAAATCCTCATCACTATCAGCCTTATGGGGATATTTTCACGGCTAAGGTAGACGGGTCGGATCTCCGGAGGCTAACCCATAACACGTATGAAGATGGTACACCTGCATGGGGGCCCACATTCATCAGGCCTGTCGACGTGGTTGAGTCACCATATAGTATGCCTCGGTGCTCGTTTGATGATTGTCATTGGCTGGGACAGGCTAATAGTAATGAGGTTGGGATCATGGGATCACATCCCGGGTCTCAACTAAGTGGTCCAGGCCCGGATGTGATCAAGTGTTGA